The Lynx canadensis isolate LIC74 chromosome D1, mLynCan4.pri.v2, whole genome shotgun sequence genome has a segment encoding these proteins:
- the NECTIN1 gene encoding nectin-1, giving the protein MARMGLAGAAGRWWGLALGLTAFFLPGAHAQVVQVNDSMYGFIGTDVVLHCSFANPLPGVKITQVTWQKATNGSKQNVAIYNPAMGVSVLAPYRERVEFLRPSFTDGTIRLSRLELEDEGVYICEFATFPAGNRESQLNLTVMAKPTNWVEGTQTVLRAKKGQDDKVLVATCTSANGKPPSVVSWETRLKGEAEYQEIRNPNGTVTVISRYRLVPSREAHQQTLACIVNYHMDRFRESLTLNVQYEPEVTIEGFDGNWYLQRTDVKLTCKADANPPATDYHWTTLNGSLPKGVEAQNRTLFFRGPINYSLAGTYVCEATNPIGTRSGQVEVNITEFPYTPSPPEHGRRAGPVPTAIIGGVAGSILLVVIVVGGIVVALRRRRHTFKGDYSTKKHVYGNGYSKAGIPQHHPPMAQNLQYPDDSDDEKKAGPLGGSSYEEEEEEEGGGGGERKVGGPHPKYDEDAKRPYFTVDEAEARQDGYGDRTLGYQYDPEQLDLAENMVSQNDGSFISKKEWYV; this is encoded by the exons GCGCCCACGCCCAGGTGGTCCAGGTGAACGACTCCATGTACGGTTTCATCGGCACGGACGTGGTCCTGCACTGCAGCTTCGCCAACCCGCTGCCCGGCGTGAAGATCACCCAGGTCACGTGGCAGAAGGCCACCAACGGCTCCAAGCAGAATGTGGCCATCTACAACCCCGCCATGGGCGTCTCCGTGCTGGCTCCCTACCGTGAGCGCGTAGAATTCCTGCGGCCCTCTTTCACCGACGGCACCATCCGCCTCTCCCGCCTTGAGCTGGAGGACGAGGGCGTCTACATCTGCGAGTTCGCCACCTTCCCTGCCGGCAATCGAGAGAGCCAGCTCAACCTCACTGTAATGG CCAAACCCACCAACTGGGTAGAGGGCACCCAGACGGTGCTTCGAGCCAAGAAGGGGCAGGATGACAAGGTCCTGGTGGCCACCTGTACCTCAGCCAACGGGAAGCCTCCCAGCGTGGTGTCCTGGGAAACGCGCCTGAAGGGCGAGGCGGAGTACCAAGAGATCCGGAACCCCAACGGCACGGTGACCGTCATTAGCCGCTACCGCCTGGTGCCCAGCCGGGAAGCCCACCAGCAGACCCTGGCCTGCATCGTCAACTACCACATGGACCGCTTCCGGGAAAGCCTCACCCTCAACGTGCAAT ACGAGCCCGAGGTGACCATCGAGGGGTTTGATGGGAACTGGTACCTGCAGCGGACGGATGTGAAGCTCACGTGCAAAGCCGATGCTAACCCCCCTGCCACCGACTACCACTGGACCAC GCTGAATGGCTCTCTCCCCAAGGGCGTGGAGGCCCAGAACCGAACCCTCTTCTTCAGGGGGCCTATCAACTACAGCCTGGCAGGGACCTACGTGTGTGAGGCCACCAACCCCATCGGCACCCGCTCGGGCCAGGTGGAGGTCAATATCACAG AATTCCCCTACACCCCGTCTCCTCCCGAGCACGGGCGGCGCGCCGGGCCGGTGCCCACGGCCATCATTGGGGGCGTGGCGGGTAGCATCCTGTTGGTGGTGATCGTGGTCGGCGGGATCGTGGTCGCCCTGCGCCGGCGCAGGCACACCTTCAAGGGCGACTACAGCACCAAGAAACACGTGTATGGCAACGGCTACAGCAAGGCGGGCATCCCCCAGCACCACCCGCCCATGGCCCAGAACCTGCAGTACCCTGATGACTCGGACGATGAGAAGAAGGCTGGCCCCCTGGGCGGGAGCAGCTacgaggaagaagaggaggaggagggcggcgGAGGGGGCGAGCGCAAGGTGGGCGGCCCCCACCCCAAATACGACGAGGACGCCAAGCGGCCCTACTTCACGGTGGATGAGGCAGAGGCCCGTCAGGACGGCTACGGGGACCGGACTCTGGGCTACCAGTATGACCCTGAGCAGCTGGACTTGGCCGAGAACATGGTTTCTCAGAACGACGGGTCTTTCATTTCCAAGAAGGAGTGGTACGTGTAG